ATCCTCGACCGGGAGTGGGAAGAACCTGCATGAAAGTATCGCGGGAACGCCTGACGGCGGACGCCGATGCCACAGGATTCCGTCCCGAGGTCTTGGAGAAGGTCATTCAACTCCTGGGCCTTCTCGACGGTTTGCGCGCCCACCCGTTCCTGAAGAACCGCCTCGCCTTGAAAGGCGGCACCGCCCTCAACCTGTTCCTCTTTGAAGTCCCGCGATTGTCGGTGGACATCGACCTGAATTATCTCGGAAGCCCTGACAGGGCAGTGATGTTGGCGGAACGACCAAGACTTGACGAGGCGATCTCGGCCGTTTGCCGGCGCGGCGGATTCGATATCCGCAAAGTGCCCGGCGGACACGCGGGCGGAAAGTGGTTACTGCGATACGACAGCGCCATCGGTGAGGGCGGTAATCTGGCACTCGACCTCAATTTCATGTTCCGGGTTCCACTCTGGCCGGTCACACTTCGCGATTCGCACGCGATCGCCGGTTGCCAGGCCACTAACGTCCCGGTCCTGGACGAACACGAACTGGCGGCCGGAAAACTCGCCGCCCTTCTCGCACGTCACGCCGCCCGCGATCTGTTCGATGCCCATCAACTCCTCACTCAGCGCAATCTCGACCCGGCGCGTCTCCGTCTTGCGTTCGTTGTCTACGGTGCCCTGAATCGCCACGACTGGCGAACGGTGGTCCCCGAAGATGTGGATTTCACGGAAAGCGAATTGCGCGATTCTCTCATTCCCGTCCTGCCCGTCGGTTCCGCGCCGCCGATGGGTGAAGACAGTGATTGGGGGAAGCGCCTGGTCGCCGAATGCCACGCGGCCCTGGGGATCGTGTTGCCTTTCACCGCGGAAGAAACGGAGTTCCTCGACCGCGTCCTCGATTACGGCGAAGTGAGTCCGGAACTCCTGACTTCGGATCCCGAGGTGCAGAAGAGGATCGCCGCCAATCCCGGCCTACTCTGGAAGGCCCAGAATGTTCGTGAGCACCGGGGCTTGGCTTAGGCTGCCGTGCCTGACACTTGGCGATCTACCTCTGTGATGACTCACTTTGACCTACGAATCAGGCATCCACAAGACTGGATCGAAGCCCTTCGTGCACCGTGACGGTAAAATAGCATCCGTTCGCATAGTTTGTGCTCGGTTGTCGTAGGCGAGCCAACCTTGTAGTAACTTCAAACCAAGCCCTTCGGCGGGTACTTGTGCAGGTGGCAGAATGTCTGCTACCTGCATTTTATGTA
This DNA window, taken from Armatimonadota bacterium, encodes the following:
- a CDS encoding nucleotidyl transferase AbiEii/AbiGii toxin family protein; the encoded protein is MKVSRERLTADADATGFRPEVLEKVIQLLGLLDGLRAHPFLKNRLALKGGTALNLFLFEVPRLSVDIDLNYLGSPDRAVMLAERPRLDEAISAVCRRGGFDIRKVPGGHAGGKWLLRYDSAIGEGGNLALDLNFMFRVPLWPVTLRDSHAIAGCQATNVPVLDEHELAAGKLAALLARHAARDLFDAHQLLTQRNLDPARLRLAFVVYGALNRHDWRTVVPEDVDFTESELRDSLIPVLPVGSAPPMGEDSDWGKRLVAECHAALGIVLPFTAEETEFLDRVLDYGEVSPELLTSDPEVQKRIAANPGLLWKAQNVREHRGLA